The Streptomyces sp. 11x1 genomic sequence GCACCGGCCCGTGCATGTACGTGCCGAAGACGGTGTCGTTGTACGCGCCCTCCGTGCCGTCGCCCGTGCCGTTGCCCTTGCCGAGGCGGACCTGTGCGAGGGGGCGGGCGGTGGGGCCGAGGTGGGTGACGCCCTGGTGGTTCTCGAACCCGGTCAGCTGCGGCAGCCCGAGGCGCGGGTCGATGTCCGCGAGGACGTCGCCGACGCACCGTTCGCCCTCGCCCCGGGTCGTGGTCACGTCGAGCAGGCCGAGGCCCGGCTCACGCTGGCCGAGGTCGTTGACGAACTCGTGGCCGAGGATCTGGTACCCGGCGCAGACGGCGAAGACGATCGCGCCGTTGTTCACCGCCTGGTACAGATGCCGGTCACGGCGCAGGCGCTCGGCCGCGAGCCGCTGCGGCCGGTCCTCGCCGCCGCCGATCAGATAGATGTCGCCGGAGGTCGGGATCGGCTGGTCGCTGCGCACGTCCAGCCGGGCCACGTCCAGGCCGCGCTGCCGCGCGCGGCGCTCGACGACGAGGACGTTGCCCTGGTCGCCGTAGGTGCTGAGCAGGTCCGGGTAGACCCAGACGACCCGCAGACTGTTGTCGCTCATGAAGTCAGTGCCCCTCAGAGTCGTTCATGGTCGTTCGTGGCCGGGTGCTCAGTTGCCCACGCGACGGCGCAGGTCCTGGAACGCGGTGTAGTTCGCGATGACCTCGATCCGGCCCGGCGGGCACATCTGCACCGCCTGGTCGAGGGTGTCGCAGACCTGGAAGTGCTGACCCGCCACTTCCAGACGCACCGCGAGGTCCAGCTTGCGGTCGCCGAGCACGAAGATCGGGTGGCCGGTCAGCCG encodes the following:
- a CDS encoding type 1 glutamine amidotransferase; protein product: MSDNSLRVVWVYPDLLSTYGDQGNVLVVERRARQRGLDVARLDVRSDQPIPTSGDIYLIGGGEDRPQRLAAERLRRDRHLYQAVNNGAIVFAVCAGYQILGHEFVNDLGQREPGLGLLDVTTTRGEGERCVGDVLADIDPRLGLPQLTGFENHQGVTHLGPTARPLAQVRLGKGNGTGDGTEGAYNDTVFGTYMHGPVLARNPQIADLLLKLALDVNALPPTDDRWFEALRDERISAAQQPA